The Novipirellula artificiosorum genome includes a window with the following:
- a CDS encoding potassium channel family protein, protein MSSRIRAFGDFIRLFVRYGLHVREVLVGLLMLLVLGGVAISYLEDIPLDRAIYFAFITGLSIGYGDITPKTGMGCVVSIGIGIIGMIFVGMTVAVATQALADTIRVRSEHKR, encoded by the coding sequence ATGAGTAGTCGAATCCGCGCGTTTGGAGATTTTATCCGACTCTTCGTTCGTTATGGCCTCCACGTCCGAGAGGTACTCGTTGGTCTGCTGATGCTGCTAGTGCTTGGTGGAGTGGCGATCTCGTATTTGGAAGACATCCCACTAGACCGGGCGATCTACTTCGCGTTCATAACGGGCTTGTCGATCGGATACGGCGATATCACTCCCAAAACTGGAATGGGGTGCGTGGTCAGCATCGGCATTGGCATAATCGGTATGATCTTTGTCGGCATGACCGTTGCCGTTGCCACGCAAGCTTTGGCCGATACGATCAGGGTAAGATCAGAACATAAGCGATAG
- a CDS encoding DUF1656 domain-containing protein has translation MLADQIPSEISFTWVYLPPFMITVVLGYLATLGLTRLLNATGLSQYFWRTEIAFLAFWVMLTSLIGLFYLPP, from the coding sequence ATGTTGGCCGATCAGATCCCGTCCGAGATTTCTTTCACCTGGGTCTACCTGCCGCCCTTCATGATCACGGTGGTATTGGGATATCTAGCCACGCTTGGACTGACACGCTTGCTCAACGCAACGGGGCTGAGTCAGTATTTCTGGCGGACTGAGATCGCGTTCCTCGCTTTCTGGGTCATGCTGACGTCACTGATTGGCCTTTTCTATTTGCCGCCCTGA
- a CDS encoding FUSC family protein: MQQAFKLALSMVLLYWLALSLNWELPKYGALAIALISLDTTGASLSKGIMRIIGTTFGLGVGMLGLALFAQDSSLTLVYHALYLVVIGYFMQSSRYAYAWLVAGFMPSLVWATTYGKIDYAFSFATFRYLETTAGVVIYTAISIILWPQHAGDALNRHGQEFWQQFQELFATYRHQLEKGELTDDAPAKRAKLAGTLSQMLSTIDAAYGDTPSVASRKRAWESFRVASRATVDAMEPWQQSIADCRQLDLDRLLPQVHSSLETLQQRLARIESLWQARSAGEEASEPEDGDESLLQWQELKLVQDSGVRLSHLERAALLNFASQLNLLHRTSGRLLRIMRVLSDLSPVKELDAHALPTDLYRPPRWDAARFTFGLLPAVSFIVGWFFWIYVNPPTGPSVPNLAVSFGLMAVRTPMNVLRLVPIVFIVLWGLVAPVYFLVMPRLSTGPELLSLIFVFVFLARLFLVGRLTALRSVVLPAFVVISGISNNQSYSFMGIVSGAMLVLFALVIVGIVQTLMGSMKSEQTMLNSVRWFFSGCARVTSSYAWERHGNRTGSQVQRKRYLDSMVLPASAKVQALKKRLDYKQFPDNSPDKVQQLDDAMQSIVNRLQALENSQHEFANHAKQLPDSFAVVTDRLRVSLQSVFERWAKLEPRDVMNDQQTELKQFTHELESQFDGLQANSEQSEFDDEVLASLYATIGSVRGLVDAMANAQMVLNQINWNQWATPRF, from the coding sequence ATGCAGCAAGCTTTCAAGCTTGCGCTCAGTATGGTGCTGCTATATTGGCTCGCGCTGTCGTTGAACTGGGAGTTGCCAAAGTATGGTGCCCTGGCAATCGCACTGATCAGTCTGGATACCACCGGCGCGTCGCTCAGCAAAGGCATCATGCGGATCATCGGTACAACGTTTGGTCTGGGCGTGGGAATGTTGGGGTTGGCCTTGTTCGCACAGGACAGTTCTCTCACGCTTGTGTACCACGCGCTCTACCTCGTCGTGATCGGCTACTTCATGCAGTCCAGCCGGTACGCCTATGCATGGCTCGTCGCCGGGTTCATGCCATCGCTCGTCTGGGCGACGACCTACGGCAAGATTGACTACGCCTTCTCCTTCGCCACCTTCCGATACTTAGAGACGACTGCGGGAGTTGTCATTTACACAGCCATCAGCATCATTCTTTGGCCGCAGCACGCGGGAGATGCACTCAACCGGCATGGTCAAGAATTCTGGCAGCAATTCCAGGAACTGTTCGCTACGTATCGTCATCAATTGGAAAAGGGAGAGCTCACCGATGACGCACCCGCAAAGCGAGCTAAACTTGCCGGAACCTTATCACAGATGCTGTCGACCATTGATGCGGCGTATGGGGACACACCGTCGGTTGCCTCGAGAAAACGTGCTTGGGAATCCTTTCGCGTCGCGAGTCGTGCGACCGTCGACGCGATGGAGCCGTGGCAGCAGAGCATCGCTGACTGTCGGCAACTGGACTTGGACCGCCTGTTACCGCAAGTCCACTCTTCGCTCGAAACACTACAGCAGCGGTTAGCGCGGATCGAGAGTTTGTGGCAAGCAAGATCGGCCGGCGAAGAGGCCAGCGAACCTGAGGATGGTGATGAATCGCTGCTGCAGTGGCAGGAATTGAAGCTGGTCCAAGATTCGGGCGTCCGGCTTTCTCATCTTGAACGAGCGGCGTTGTTGAACTTTGCCAGTCAATTGAATTTGCTTCATCGAACCAGCGGCAGACTGCTACGCATCATGCGTGTACTCTCGGACCTCTCGCCGGTCAAGGAACTCGATGCGCACGCATTGCCGACGGACCTTTATCGGCCGCCGCGGTGGGACGCTGCGAGGTTCACCTTTGGATTGCTTCCTGCGGTCTCATTCATCGTCGGTTGGTTTTTCTGGATTTACGTCAATCCTCCCACCGGTCCAAGTGTGCCCAACCTGGCCGTGAGTTTTGGCTTGATGGCCGTGAGGACGCCTATGAACGTATTGCGTCTCGTTCCTATCGTGTTCATTGTCTTGTGGGGCTTGGTGGCGCCGGTGTATTTTCTAGTCATGCCGCGTCTCAGCACCGGACCGGAGCTGCTGTCGCTCATCTTTGTTTTTGTGTTTCTCGCTCGATTATTCCTCGTTGGTCGATTGACGGCGCTCCGATCGGTCGTGCTGCCGGCATTCGTGGTGATCAGCGGAATCAGCAACAATCAAAGTTACTCGTTCATGGGGATTGTCAGCGGAGCCATGTTGGTTCTGTTTGCCCTGGTCATCGTTGGCATCGTGCAGACGCTGATGGGTTCGATGAAATCAGAACAGACGATGCTGAACAGTGTTCGTTGGTTCTTTAGTGGTTGTGCAAGAGTCACCAGCTCCTATGCGTGGGAGCGCCATGGAAATCGCACCGGGTCGCAAGTCCAACGAAAACGATACTTGGACTCGATGGTCTTGCCGGCATCCGCGAAAGTCCAAGCATTGAAAAAACGGCTTGACTACAAGCAGTTTCCCGATAATTCACCGGACAAGGTTCAGCAGTTAGATGACGCCATGCAAAGCATTGTCAACCGTCTCCAGGCGCTGGAGAACTCTCAACATGAGTTCGCCAACCACGCAAAACAGTTGCCTGATTCCTTTGCCGTCGTGACCGATCGACTTCGAGTGTCTCTGCAGAGTGTGTTTGAACGCTGGGCCAAGCTCGAGCCGCGCGATGTGATGAATGATCAGCAAACCGAACTAAAGCAGTTCACACACGAATTGGAAAGCCAGTTTGATGGACTGCAAGCGAATTCCGAGCAGTCCGAATTTGACGACGAGGTGCTCGCGAGCCTCTACGCGACGATTGGAAGCGTCCGGGGTCTAGTCGATGCCATGGCCAACGCGCAAATGGTGCTTAACCAGATCAACTGGAACCAATGGGCCACACCGCGTTTTTGA
- a CDS encoding efflux transporter outer membrane subunit, producing MNALNRRLGKTACLRSLLLAVGLLCNTGCQLKQWAHNQLKVGPEYCQPQASVSENWIDAGEVHLDQTTWSDPQWWSNLNDPLLDSLIQTAYQQNLSLREAGWRVMQARAIRDINVGNLFPQSQTAYGQYDRILESQSVATPVPLRAFDKWSTGFNLAWEVDVWGRYRRSIASAEANLEASVGDRDAIMISLFAEVATAYTDYRTSQKELEYAKRNAEIQESSLELTQKKANSGATGFTGVYLATSSLESTRAGIPNIEIQLRQANNQLCTLLGLPTQDLSPMLGEGEIPTAPPDVVVGIPANLLRRRPDVRASERSVAAQSEQIGIAIADLYPAFTITGQIAWESERFGDLFRSASNAGSVGPGFQWNLLNYGRIKNNVQLQQYGLQELIASYQGTVLNANQEVEDAIVAFLKTQQRYRTLQKSVEATEEALKLLTLSYEEGETDFTGVFLLQGALVGSQNQLAQAQGDVTTSLVQLYKALGGGWEVRCRGFSAGNQMESSVSMIEAPMDLDSLPISDPATVAEAQDREMASREKTDKPEADLTELLRESRQDSFSNVKFNTDE from the coding sequence ATGAACGCGCTCAACCGTCGACTAGGAAAGACGGCTTGTTTGCGTTCGTTGCTCCTTGCAGTTGGCCTCCTCTGCAACACCGGCTGCCAACTCAAGCAATGGGCTCACAACCAGCTGAAAGTCGGCCCTGAGTACTGCCAACCCCAGGCAAGCGTTTCGGAAAATTGGATTGATGCCGGCGAGGTGCACCTTGATCAAACCACCTGGAGCGATCCTCAGTGGTGGTCGAACCTCAACGATCCGTTGCTCGACAGCCTGATTCAGACAGCATACCAACAGAATCTGTCGCTCCGTGAAGCGGGATGGCGGGTGATGCAGGCACGCGCGATCCGTGACATCAACGTTGGAAACCTGTTTCCTCAATCTCAAACAGCGTACGGTCAATACGACAGGATTCTTGAGAGCCAGTCCGTTGCGACGCCCGTCCCTCTTCGCGCGTTTGACAAATGGTCCACTGGGTTCAACCTTGCCTGGGAAGTCGACGTGTGGGGGCGTTATCGTCGCTCCATCGCGTCGGCCGAAGCTAACTTAGAAGCCTCGGTCGGCGACCGCGATGCCATCATGATCAGCTTGTTCGCGGAAGTGGCAACGGCCTATACTGACTATCGAACCTCGCAAAAAGAACTTGAGTACGCGAAACGCAATGCAGAGATCCAAGAAAGCTCGCTGGAACTCACTCAGAAGAAAGCGAACAGTGGTGCAACCGGATTTACCGGTGTCTATCTTGCCACGTCGAGTCTTGAATCAACCAGAGCGGGTATCCCCAATATCGAGATTCAACTCCGCCAGGCGAACAACCAGCTTTGCACGCTGCTGGGGCTCCCCACTCAAGATCTTTCACCCATGCTCGGCGAAGGCGAAATCCCAACCGCACCGCCGGACGTCGTGGTAGGCATTCCAGCCAACTTGCTGCGCAGGCGACCGGATGTTCGCGCCTCCGAACGATCCGTCGCAGCACAGAGTGAGCAGATCGGAATTGCGATCGCTGACTTGTACCCTGCCTTCACGATCACAGGCCAGATTGCATGGGAGAGTGAGCGGTTCGGTGATCTATTTCGGTCAGCGAGCAACGCTGGTTCGGTCGGCCCTGGATTTCAATGGAACCTATTGAATTACGGTCGCATCAAGAATAATGTCCAATTGCAACAGTACGGTCTGCAGGAGCTGATTGCCAGTTACCAGGGCACCGTGCTGAACGCGAACCAAGAAGTGGAAGATGCGATCGTTGCGTTTCTCAAGACCCAGCAGCGGTATCGAACACTCCAGAAAAGTGTGGAGGCGACCGAGGAAGCGTTAAAGCTGCTGACGCTCTCGTATGAGGAAGGCGAAACGGACTTCACTGGTGTCTTCCTCTTGCAGGGAGCGCTCGTTGGATCGCAAAACCAGCTAGCGCAGGCGCAAGGTGATGTGACGACCAGCCTGGTTCAATTGTACAAAGCACTTGGAGGTGGCTGGGAAGTGCGATGCCGCGGCTTCTCCGCTGGAAATCAGATGGAATCATCAGTGTCAATGATCGAGGCACCGATGGATTTGGACAGCTTGCCCATAAGCGATCCTGCTACCGTCGCGGAAGCTCAAGATCGAGAGATGGCTTCTCGTGAGAAGACAGACAAGCCGGAAGCTGACCTGACAGAACTCCTCAGAGAATCGCGGCAAGACTCGTTTTCCAATGTGAAGTTCAACACCGATGAGTAG
- a CDS encoding HlyD family secretion protein has protein sequence MLSKDSIKKLIPKLVTTTVVVAASACAYLLYSRYQCAPWTRDGQVRADVVQIAPRVNGYLVKISVKDNQAVSKGDLLFQIDPSQYQLAVDQAEVSLIQAKQSVAQLEAAVRAAKAGVKQSEAAAISAKSQIDAAQAGVESANASVAEAESGVTSATAKIAQVKAQLAEAQREAERAQKLADSKAGSVQTAQAKAASVQAYQAEVDSANAGLAQAKSAVVQAQAAVREAKANLVIAENGLAEAEAGVLTANADLDQAKANLGEPGDANYRIQSANVQLEQAQLNLNWTSIYAPADGYISNMSLLGDTFVSAGTPFALFVDSSSFRVDAYFQETKLKHIQPGDEAIITLMSHHNQPLKAHVESIGYAINPPNLAQTDGPSNIVPTIQPTFEWIRLAQRVPVRIRFDNIPKDIHLVSGMTASIAIRK, from the coding sequence ATGCTATCCAAAGACTCGATCAAGAAGCTCATCCCCAAGCTTGTCACGACGACCGTTGTAGTGGCAGCCTCGGCATGTGCTTATTTGCTTTACAGCCGATACCAGTGCGCTCCCTGGACGCGCGACGGTCAGGTGCGGGCGGATGTAGTGCAGATCGCTCCGCGGGTGAATGGTTACTTGGTAAAGATTTCGGTCAAGGACAATCAAGCGGTCAGCAAAGGTGATCTGCTGTTTCAAATTGACCCCAGCCAATACCAATTGGCCGTTGATCAAGCAGAGGTATCGCTGATTCAGGCGAAACAAAGCGTCGCTCAATTGGAGGCCGCCGTCCGCGCCGCCAAAGCGGGGGTCAAACAGAGCGAGGCTGCCGCGATATCGGCGAAGAGCCAAATCGATGCTGCCCAGGCCGGTGTGGAGTCGGCTAACGCGTCGGTGGCAGAAGCCGAGTCGGGAGTCACCTCCGCCACGGCAAAGATCGCTCAAGTCAAGGCGCAACTCGCCGAAGCCCAGCGAGAGGCCGAGCGAGCCCAGAAGCTTGCCGACAGCAAAGCGGGGTCAGTGCAAACCGCGCAGGCAAAGGCGGCTTCGGTGCAAGCGTATCAGGCGGAAGTCGATAGTGCGAACGCCGGTCTTGCACAGGCCAAGTCAGCCGTCGTGCAGGCGCAGGCAGCCGTCCGTGAGGCGAAAGCCAATTTGGTGATTGCCGAGAACGGATTGGCCGAAGCCGAAGCTGGCGTGTTGACCGCCAACGCCGACTTGGACCAAGCCAAGGCAAACTTGGGTGAACCGGGTGATGCGAACTATCGCATCCAAAGCGCAAACGTGCAGTTGGAACAAGCACAGCTCAATTTGAACTGGACTTCAATCTACGCCCCTGCCGACGGCTATATCTCCAACATGAGCCTGTTGGGCGACACGTTTGTTTCGGCCGGGACGCCCTTCGCGCTGTTTGTCGATTCGTCTTCCTTTCGGGTCGATGCCTATTTCCAGGAAACAAAGCTGAAACATATCCAGCCCGGCGACGAAGCGATCATCACGCTGATGAGTCATCACAACCAGCCTCTGAAGGCGCATGTCGAGAGCATCGGTTACGCCATCAATCCACCCAACCTCGCTCAAACAGACGGCCCCAGCAATATCGTTCCCACGATTCAACCCACGTTTGAGTGGATTCGATTGGCTCAGCGTGTCCCGGTGCGGATCCGCTTTGACAATATCCCCAAGGACATTCACTTGGTGTCCGGTATGACTGCGTCCATCGCGATTCGTAAGTAG